From the genome of Glycine max cultivar Williams 82 chromosome 2, Glycine_max_v4.0, whole genome shotgun sequence, one region includes:
- the LOC100803394 gene encoding phosphoinositide phospholipase C 2: MATTSRHLSHIKMPKQHFKVCFCFRRMFRLKVADEPPDEIDILFKEYSQHGIMSMDDLCDFLVQFQGEEEGVAIKKHAQTIFDSLRHLNIFHRRGLHVEAFFRYLLSDLNVPLAEVHHDMNFPLAHYFLYTGHNSYLTGNQVSSASSTSAIIKALKKGVRVIELDLWPNSRGDDVLVHHGGFTQKNLLRIYPKGTRLNSSNYDPMIGWMHGAQMVAFNMQGGGHHLRYMEGIFGANGGCGYVKKPDILLNVGPNNEVFDPRAIRPVQKILQVLVYMGEGWRSDFGPTHFDFYSPPDFRVQVGIRGVPDDKDTKYSRTIEDDWVPVWNEEFSFPLTVPELALFYIKVVERDFSGRHDFGGQTCLPVSELRQGIRAVR; encoded by the exons ATGGCCACCACATCTAGACACCTCTCTCATATTAAAATGCCTAAACAGCACTTcaaagtgtgtttttgtttcagGAGAATGTTTAGGCTCAAAGTTGCTGATGAACCTCCTGATGAAATCGACATTCTTTTTAAAGAGTATTCACAGCATGGCATCATGAGCATGGATGACCTGTGCGATTTCTTAGTTCAATTTCAAGGAGAAGAGGAAGGTGTTGCCATCAAAAAACATGCTCAAACCATTTTTGACAGTCTCAGGCATCTCAACATATTTCATAGGAGAGGCCTTCATGTTGAAGCCTTCTTTCGTTATCTCTTAAGTGACCTTAATGTTCCCCTTGCTGag GTGCACCATGACATGAATTTTCCCTTGGCTCATTATTTCTTATACACAGGCCACAACTCCTACTTAACTGGAAATCAAGTTAGCAGTGCTAGCAGTACTTCCGCGATAATAAAGGCATTGAAGAAAGGAGTAAGGGTAATTGAGCTAGATTTATGGCCAAATTCCAGAGGCGATGATGTGCTGGTTCATCATGGAGG attcacccaaaaaaatttGCTTAGAATATATCCAAAGGGTACTCGTCTGAACTCGTCTAATTACGATCCCATGATTGGATGGATGCATGGAGCTCAAATGGTAGCGTTTAATATGCAG GGTGGTGGGCACCATCTTAGGTACATGGAAGGAATTTTCGGAGCCAATGGTGGCTGTGGTTATGTTAAGAAACCAGACATACTGTTAAATGTTGGTCCTAATAATGAGGTTTTTGATCCAAGAGCAATTCGACCAGTCCAGAAAATTCTTCAG GTTTTGGTATACATGGGTGAAGGGTGGCGTTCAGATTTTGGCCCAACACATTTCGATTTTTATTCCCCTCCTGACTTCCGTGTACAG GTTGGTATTCGTGGTGTCCCAGATGACAAAGATACAAAATACAGCAGAACAATTGAAGATGATTGGGTACCAGTGTGGAATGAGGAGTTCAGCTTTCCATTGACAGTTCCAGAATTGGCCCTCTTCTACATCAAAGTTGTTGAGCGTGACTTTTCTGGGAGACATGATTTTGGTGGACAAACATGTCTTCCAGTGTCCGAACTAAGACAAGGCATTCGTGCAGTTCGTTGA